The nucleotide sequence CTTAAACCATGTAGTCTTTAATTCACGTTTGATACAAGACTTGGTTTATAGATGTTATCGAggtaaagctagctagctgctaacaatggctaactgtgtgggttttcacactcaaatagcctccatcatggaggtactagcgaatgcagccgtggcagagatctgtaaactcgtagacgacgactatgcagtgtttcgtttggaagtaactcaaagccagaaagaaaacaggggattgcggaggaaactacagctaCTGGAACTGAAGGTGTCACGGGAGCGCGCAGAGAGGACAATACGAGAGCGCGTACTCGCCAGTCGTCCCAGTAGTGTTAAGATCCTCGACCgatacagaggaatggcaagaggtacatttAGCAGGCCGAGGCGGCAACGGCCTGTCGCCCGTTTCCCCTCTGCACATATGCTTAGATGTATTACCCAGATTTGGGTCTTGGTCAGTTTTTGGATAGTATGCAATAATTCCCCTGATTTACATGGCTATCTTGTGCAAATAAGAGCCAATATCATAGTGTAGCTATTGTACAGTCATTGCACCTCAAACCATAGGGATTATATGGTGCTCACCAAGTGTTGGCACGTCCCCTGTAATTCTATTGGCTACTGTTGTTCATGGGAATTTCATATATAGTGGGCATGCGTCTGGTGATTGTCTTCTTTTGCTTCATGGTTTAACGAAACTTAGAGCACTGCTCATCTTGTGCCAAAGCTAAGCATTATAACACATACTAACGAACCGGTATAGCTAGTTGCTACTAAACTCCCACAGCACAGTGTGAATATCTTACTTGTGGAAGGTAATTAACAGCATCAACAAGAGTACTCCTTGTTGTGGCATCAACGTAACCCATACACCATACAAAAGATGACCCACAACAAAATTCTTACCAGGTTCTTGATGTACTGCATTTCCTATTATTTACTCGATGAAAACAATGTGATGCATGGAacataatacatcaatcaataaATCGTATATCAAGAAGTTATGAGAAATGTTACCTTACATCCTTGTCAATTCTAGACAGTGTCTATAGTGTACAATATACTGTTGCATTGACAGTAGCTAACCTAACCACCTCTTTTCCCCCAATCACTCTCTCAGGAGAAGGACATATCACTGGAGGCCACAGAAACTTTGTGAAGCCAGCAGGGcacaatacatggagagatgaTCAAAcaatcactgttgatgaggggagtggaacctcaacccagcatgttatcatgatagaggttagtgtaatagtgttatgtAAAAAATTACAGTTACTTTGTAAATCAAATGTGGACGGTTTATTTCAAAGGCTCCCCTCAGCTATTCACTTGCTTACATTTACATCCTAAGTTATATGCCATAGGGGAGCTTGAGACTTCCCTTTGACATTGTTATCCAATTCAACCCATGTACTGATAGTAATGTCCTCTCttgtgtcagtctgcagatgcagaggctgcaggtcctggggtcaagcaggagaggtctgaaggagaggaggacccacGGCACAGCAGAGACAACCAGACTGGAGCAGCTGGTGATCCCCCTGTAGCCACGGAGGATACCGCCCCAGCGCCGCTCAGGACCCAACGCAGcatcacggaggtcagtggaaTGCCGAACACCGTCctcaagtcagagacagacacagagactttaactgtaacacacaggctcttacacacaggatctgaccacagatcagacccagagagacagggCCTGGGGAGACTGGGCTGTCCTCCTGCCCCTGGCTCGGAGTATTTACCGGTATTTCATCAGAGCCACAGGATGGTTCATACCCGTGGGGATAGCTATGGTGATGTGTTAAACATTGGCGGTGATGATCCGTCTTGTTCTTATGCTACAGAGATGGACCCAGGCAACATGCCTTTGGGTTTAGAGacacagactgatctgtctaaaggggactggaaccggtacagtagtagtgtacACTCTGAAGGGTGCCTAGATAAGAAAGGGGAGGTTATCGTCGTAGATGAAGTGACTGTGAAAGTGGAGGGCGACGTTCCTCCCACATGGAATGCAGAAAGTCACCTCGTAGAGGGACACTCACAGGGCAGAGATTTCTTAGATTACAGGGGAAGCTTAGAGACAAATCTAAatatctccaccccctcctctttaCATGCGTTCAGGGATCGCGACCCAGTGTCCGCGTCGATGGGGCCTTCCGATTCACATGGAAGCGTCCGTTTcgatcaggtattgaactcaaaTGACAGGGCTAAAGCCCTGGCTCCGGGAGGGGAAGACACATCAGGCAATATTAAAGAGAAACGGTTCCTttgcatgttctgtaacaaaggcttcagctgcccccagaaggtggagatccaccagagggtccacacaggggtgaaatgcttcagctgtacccagtgtcagaTGCGCTTTGTCCAGGCTGgtgacctgaagaggcaccagagggtccacacaggggagaaaccctacagctgcccacagtgtgagaagaggttctcccgcCAGGACCACCTGAAGATGCACATGAAggtccacacaggagagaggccGTTCGCCTGTACGCAGTgtgggaagaggttctcagaaaggagatgcctcaggatacaccagcagaaaaaccaTTCCACTCTATAACATAGAAAGAAACCATTCCACTCAATAGCTTCTCACATTTACATCaaaccctgcattaaagacaaagATGAATTTTCATTGTTGTCAGCAGAATGGATCCACAGAATCATTTGGAATAACGAGAGAAACAGATTTCAGTGTTGAATATTCCTGGATAGAATATCGCATCCAGACATTGTGTGATATACACTAccgctcaaaagtttggggtcacttagaaatgtccttgttt is from Salvelinus alpinus chromosome 39, SLU_Salpinus.1, whole genome shotgun sequence and encodes:
- the LOC139566781 gene encoding uncharacterized protein; this translates as MANCVGFHTQIASIMEVLANAAVAEICKLVDDDYAVFRLEVTQSQKENRGLRRKLQLLELKVSRERAERTIRERVLASRPSSVKILDRYRGMARGEGHITGGHRNFVKPAGHNTWRDDQTITVDEGSGTSTQHVIMIESADAEAAGPGVKQERSEGEEDPRHSRDNQTGAAGDPPVATEDTAPAPLRTQRSITEVSGMPNTVLKSETDTETLTVTHRLLHTGSDHRSDPERQGLGRLGCPPAPGSEYLPVFHQSHRMVHTRGDSYGDVLNIGGDDPSCSYATEMDPGNMPLGLETQTDLSKGDWNRYSSSVHSEGCLDKKGEVIVVDEVTVKVEGDVPPTWNAESHLVEGHSQGRDFLDYRGSLETNLNISTPSSLHAFRDRDPVSASMGPSDSHGSVRFDQVLNSNDRAKALAPGGEDTSGNIKEKRFLCMFCNKGFSCPQKVEIHQRVHTGVKCFSCTQCQMRFVQAGDLKRHQRVHTGEKPYSCPQCEKRFSRQDHLKMHMKVHTGERPFACTQCGKRFSERRCLRIHQQKNHSTL